The following DNA comes from Vicugna pacos chromosome 13, VicPac4, whole genome shotgun sequence.
ATCACAAACTTAGAGGCTTAAATCAACCCCAGTTTATTTTCCAGTTCTGTAGGTGAGatgtctcactgggctaaagtcagggtgtcagcagggctggttctttTTGGAGGACTAAGCTAAGGGAGAATCCCCACACCTTGCTCATTCAGATGTTGGTGGAACTCAGTTCTATGGGGTTGTAGGGCTGTTTCCTTGGTGCTGTCAGCTGGGAGCCATCCTTAGTTCCTCGAGGCCTCTCTGGAGTCCTTGTAGATAAGATACCCCACAACACTTCAGAAGCAGCAGTAGGATGGGGAATCCTCCTCTGATTAGATTGGGCCCACCCTATATAATACAGGATAACTGATTTTGTATCTCCCTCCAGAGAAAGTGGCTTTTGTAAATCTTCTTGACTTGCAAAGAAGCCCTATAGGGAGGCAGACTCTCCTTAAGAAGTGTTTAGTTCATCCAACCAAAAGTTATTTCAAGGCAATTTTCATGCTTTATTAACAACAGTAAGTATGTTTGAAATGTATCCTACTTATAAATCTCTGGAAATAATAGTCACCAGTATTTAGTCCCTAACACTAAGCACACTGGAATAGACATCTCAGACATCATTCTGAACCCCTAGATTAAAGGTCAGTTATGGGTGTCTTTGTATTCTGTCTCCACTTTTCTTACTTTTCCTAGCCAAAACACGGGAGTGAAAAAACCCCTCTAAGATACTGCGCTGACAGACATCCTGTGACGTCCGGAGAGGGGCGCTGTGCGGCGGCCTAGTGTGGCCGCGGTCGCCCTCTCCCGCAGTAGGAGATATGGGTCAGCAGGAGGTGGCCAGGAAGGGTCCAGCAAGGCACAGCCTGAGCCTGCAGCTTCCCAAAGGGTGGACACAATGACCCAGTCACCATCGGCCGGGCAGTACTACAGTCCGCTGTTACCCGCGCTGGGCCGCCTCACCCTCACTTAGTTCCAGCGGAGAAAACCAAACAACCACAGGAATATACCCGGATGGAGCGGTATCATCCTCCCCCTTCCGTCCCTAAACCCGGTCTGAGGTGCGCATGCACATCCTGGAGGCCATTGGGCGAGGCGAAGGGTGGGTCGCCTGGTGAGAGAAGAGCGGCGGTTGGACGAGAGGGGAGCTACGTCCATGCGTTAACGTCTCTGCGCATGCGCCGGGCGTCAGCTTCTGGTACTTTCGACGCGTTTTCGAACGCTCGGCTCGGATCGCGTCCGGACGTCGGAGGTGGAGGTATATAGGTTTTGGTTTTTGGGAGTGGCAGCGAAAGGCCTCTCTTCGTCTTCAGCTTCAGAAGGAAGGCGTCCGTTGGGCCTTTCTTTCCGTGTTGAGTGAGGCGTCTACGGCCTGTGGTGGGTTTTCTGGTGATGGGTTGGGTCCCGCAGGCACCTCATCCCGTGCGTGGCCGGGGCAGTGCGTGCCCTGTGGGACGGGGACGATGGCGGCGCTTCAGGGCTGGCAGGTGGCGTCGCCATTGCCCGGAGGCCGGGAGGCTCGTTTCCTTCTGAGCCCCCGGCCAGCCAGCGCGACTCACTTCCGgggcttcatttttttcccctcccctctcgTTTGTTTTTTAGAAACAAGTTTCCTGGAAGAGATCCTCGGAGAAAAGGAAGCTTGGAAGCTGTCGGCCGAGATGTCTAGCTACGTGAACGACCTGTGGCCGGGCTCGCCGCGCAAGGTGTCCCCCTCGTCGTCGCGGTCGGGCCCGTCCAGCCGCCTGTCCTCGGCGTCGGGGAGCCGCTCTCCCCAGAGCTCTCGATCTCCGTCCCGGTCCAGCATCTCGAGCCGCTCGTGGTCCAGGAGCCGCAGCCCGCCCCGGCGGAGGAGCAGGTCGAGGTCCCGCTCCCGGAGGCGCTACCAGAGGAGGTACCGGCGCTATTCCCGATCCTACTCGCGGAGCCGCTCGCGGTCCCGCAGCCGCCGGTACCCGGAGAGGCGCTACGGCTCCCCCAGGAGGTCCTGCCGGTCCCGCAGCCGCTCCCGCTCCCGGGGCCGCTCCTATTACCGGAGGGCCTACGCTATCGCGCGCAGCCGCCGGTACTACGGCTTCGGCCGCACCTTCTACTCCGAGGAGCGCAGAAGCTGGAGGGGGCGATCCCGGACCAGGTCGCGGAGCCCAACCCCCTTTCGCCTAAGTGAAAAAGGTGAGTCCGTCTCAGAGAGAGGCTtttggaggaaagaggaaggacgTCTGTAGATTAATGGTTAAAACTACGCTACAGTTGGCACCCAGTTTTAAGATGGGCGCCATTCTTTCCTCTTGGGACTGAGTCAAGTGTGTGTGTTACATATAAATGACTCAGGGTGGAGGGAAGTTCTTGGTGGAGTCTTCAAAATGTTAGTGATTTCTTTACCCATTGTAAGCTTTCAATTGTAGATTACTTATGGATGCTTATTTTCCTCAGCAAAAGAGGTAGAGTTCTGTTTCCATGAATAGTTATATCTTATATATGAAAtcgtttattttcagttttcaaaaactttattatgaaaaaaatctatGCAAAAGTAAAACTAGTGCGGTGGACACCTATAAACTCAGCCAGATGTTCTACAGTTGCTAAAAGTGTCACAGGAAATGTTATTTAAACTTCCGTATATTGCTGGGTTAAAAAAGCAGAAACTTGTTTTGTGATTTAAGTCTTTTGGGGAACTACTACAGAATTAATGAACATTCTTATGTTTTGTAGATCGAATGGAGCTGTTAGAAATAGCAAAAGCCAATGCAGCAAAAACATTAGGAACTGCCAACTTTGACTTGCCAGCTAGTCTCAGAACTGTTCCTGTATCTAAAGAAACAAACCGTGGAACGGCTGTACTGAATAACCGGGCAAAGTCTGAGGTAAGTATTCTAGGTTTATCCAAACAAAATCTTCAGAAAACTACTGCCAGAAAGATCTGATTAgccatttttatttgatttgccCTAGACTGCTGCTTGGAAAGGCTAGCTaaataaaatttgttaaaatgaaaataacagatTTGACAATACTGGACAGAATCTCCCCCCATGAAAATGGGAGACAGATGAACTTTATTTTCAGTTGGCACAGTACTAATTTACTTTCATAATTGTAGCTAGTATTTTGGTGATTTCTGTGCAGTTATCAAGTTGTTTTAGCTAGTTCTTACAGAGTATTTATATGTAGCTTTCATTTGCAGCATTATGTTCCCacaaattctgtattcaacatacAGTATAGTTTATCTGCTTTATTTCTGTCTTATAGAAATCATGAATGTGGTCTCCAGACATTGATGAAGAAAATCTGTTGGTAATTGATACATGGGCAAAAGCATCAGAGGTTTAACTAATTTGAACTTTATGTTGACACACTGAAAGCTTAGTTTTTTGTTGATAGATCCATGTGCATGCTAGAATTTGGGACAGGTACTATTTGAATAAGGTACTAAAgacaatttttaaacaaaagtgtACTTCTAGTGGTGGGGCATCTGATACAGGTGTCCCTTTCATAATATATGCAATATATTCCAGATGTTTTGAGAGATTACAGAAGAAGAGGCCTGCTTCACTTGCAGATAAGTTTATTACAATTCTCCGGAAATTCTGCAGTATAAAATTGATAGCTTTAAACGTTTAAGGTAGTTAGGAATTGATAGGCAAACCCACATCTGGGTCTGAACGAGAGGAGATAATCCATCTTTCCTATCTTAACCGAGCCTAAGTATTAGTGATAGACAAATAAGATCTTAGTTGAGTTGCTTTTTCAGATGATCAGGTTCCCAACTGGATTGACAAATGCCTTAGTTCTTTGAAACTAGGTATTTTCTGGTACAACTACTTTCAAAGTTATTTGAATTTGCATCAGGAGATACAATACTGCTTTATGGGGAAGAGTGTTTTAAGCCTATCATTCAAGCACCTTTGTTATGGGGAAAACTCAACAGAGTACCATGTTTATTTTAGGCTGTTAATTATTTGGTTAGATCTCTCCAACTaaatttataatacatttttggGCTGCTTTTTATACAGTACTGTAAACCAAGGgtatggctttttaaaatatatattttttcttacctGTCTAGCTGTCGGAAAAGTTAACAGAAGATGAAACTAAAAATCCCAATGGAAAGTCTTCTCAGCAAAAAAGCATAGCTTTTAGCTCTAATGTAAGTATATCTAAGTATTAACCACTCAAAAATTGGACATAGAACATATTTCTGTCATGtgagcttttatttttgttgacttacagtttttgtctttatGATGATAATTTGAGGCCTACTAagctacttaaataaattttttagtatctttttgTGTGGCTCTTAGAAGTGACTGATATAATTCCGTCTAATATCCACATTATCAGTTTGAATATTTTGCCTTACTTTTAAATATTCCTCTTAAAACTTTCCAATTGCTGAAATATTTAAGTTATCTTAAATAGAATTATTTAATGTATCTTGTAAAAGcacatattttatgtataatatatatgtttggGAAGCTGACTTAAGAATTTGTTCTCTTTACAGAATTCTGTAGCAAAGCCAATGCTTCAGAAGTCAGCTAAAGCTACTGCTGAAGAGACCTCTTCAGGGTCCCCAAAGATAGATAAGAAGAAAAGTCCATATGGACTGTGGATACctgtctgaaaaaaagaaaaccaatggcTAAGGTTACCTGAAATGCACTTTATTGCAAATGTGTGTTTCTAGCATTATTCCATTCCTGTGCACCATTTAGTGGTAATTGTTGCAATGACAAATGATGACACAAGATGATGTAAatacttaatatttaaatattaacattttagatTTCTCTTGCAGACAGGAGATAGGACAAATGGACCAGAGGTTACGCACAGGTGGGATCCTTGTAAATatacttgtaaatattttatatagtatGGATTGGTTATATAGAAGTGAAATTTTTAAGATAAACACAGTAATTGAACTCtttatcttgtatatattttaataaaatgtgtttttattattttagtctcagttaattgtgtatattttacataaTGGGTCTTTAATGGGAAGAATAAGGCTGTATCTCTAAAAGCCTTGCTAAATCAGTTAGTTCCACATCCACAGACTGAGCATGGGGGACCTTACACTCTCACTGACCTTAACCTGGGAATTTGTGAGAAATGCTGAATCTCaagtctctccccctccccccaacctcaATTAGAAACTAAATCATAACAATATTCTCCATTGATGTAGATTCTTATTAAAATTTGGGAATCCTGCCATACTGTTGTGCTGGAAGAATTGAGCTTAAGGGCAGGAAACTTAGGCTGAAACAGAATACCTCAATGAGCTATAAAATCTGAGGTTTTAGTTGCATTTTTTCATAATGCTTTAAtaagtattctaaatactaaattcattAATTTGAAATTCTTTAATGCTGCTGTAGCTGGGAAGAACCTTAGCTAAAgcacatgaaaatttaaaaatgaatgttatCTTAACTGAAAGATCTAGACAGTTGGTTTAAATAATAGCTAATTAGAGACTTGTAGTAGTATTTGCCTATTAATATATACTAGTGGATACCAATATTAGAAAGATTTAAGCCACTTAGATTGTTTCTGCAAGTGTTACTTGACTTAAAAGATCAATGTTTTGAGTTAAACGAAGGAGCCAGCTTAATGAATTTATTGTGCATATGTGCTAGGCTTTAGCAGTAAAACATCttgctagaaggaaaaaaaatcctggtaGACCAAAAACATGCATGAGGTTTTATTTTAGTTAAAGTTGGGGGAGGGCGCTTACTAttgattgtttttctttcctactcTCTTGACTCTTGCCACAATCTTGAGCAGATTAAGAacagaaatttagaaaacaataaaGTAGGCTTCTAATAGGCAAGGATAACAAATTAGAGGATAGGATGAGCATATTAGAGGCAAAACAACAAATAAGACAGATACCCAGAAATTAGATGAATAGATGGGCAGGCTTAAATCCTAATTCTTGAGTAGAAGTAGACTTTAAAAAAGATGGTAAAGGTCCTCAAGTGGGATGTACTATAGTATAAAAGATGTGTACTGTCCAGTATTTCACCTGCATTTTCCATTAAGACAGCCATTAGCTACGTGTGGCTGTTGACCACTTGAGAAGTGGTTAGTAAGAGTGATGAACTGAGCTTTAAGTAACCACTTACTGGGAAGTACAGATAATAGGTTTTTGTCATAGAGCAGCTCTATCCAatacaattttcttaaatttgaccCTGTGGAAAAATGTACAAAGACTTGGATATATATTATACACTCCTGGATGTGTAATTCCTATCTCTGTCACTTACATAGCCTTGGTCACATTTTCATCCCTCAATCCAGTGGCACTTGATTTGAACAAGGGGAATTTCCTAGGAGAAAAAGTTGCTATTCTGGGTAAAATGTCTTTCTCAACTAGGATAATTCTTGGGGGTGGGTAACATGATTTGAAAGGTAACAAAGTTTACAAAGCAGATGCATTTTATTCTAAGGAGACCTGAGAATATTGGTAGACTGATATGGTTACAGCAGAGTCCAAGAGGACATCAGcatttgtaacttttaaaaaagcagaCACCCTCAttagtatcatttttaaaacttaaaaaaaaaaacaggaaaaaaaaccgTGAACACCCTTGTTAGTATCATTTGTTGGTATCTTTAGCAAAGTTGCAGAACTCAAGGATTTCCTTATAAGGGGGACTTGGAATGAACTGACAATGCTAGGATCATTTTCAcgctcacttagctggtaacagAAAAGCACTTCCTTTGATTGTGACCTGTGTTCAAATGCAGCCCTTAACAGCTAAGGGGACAAGTCATGTAACCTCTTCAAACCTTTTCCTTTAAGAGGTTTAGCTAGTTGCTGTGGCTGTGTGCCATTTCTGAGATTCACTCCTACAgtgattttttcctttggtttgagACTTACCtatattcctttcatttcttttttggctCATTTTCTCTTTACTACCTAGTCTCCTGAAAAGAATGCTTTTTTTCATAATTACCCTATGGAGTCCTATCAGTCCTTGTTTAACTTGACCTTGTTGTTTGTGCCTGGCCTGGACTATTGGGTTCAGTCTCTCCTAGGCTTTGTAACACAGATTAACTGTGGATGTTCCCAGATGGGCTGTCATGTAAGTGGCATGCAGTTGCCCAGGTGTGATACCATGTCATATAATCTGTGGACAATTACAGCAAGCTG
Coding sequences within:
- the RSRP1 gene encoding arginine/serine-rich protein 1 isoform X2 — translated: MSSYVNDLWPGSPRKVSPSSSRSGPSSRLSSASGSRSPQSSRSPSRSSISSRSWSRSRSPPRRRSRSRSRSRRRYQRRYRRYSRSYSRSRSRSRSRRYPERRYGSPRRSCRSRSRSRSRGRSYYRRAYAIARSRRYYGFGRTFYSEERRSWRGRSRTRSRSPTPFRLSEKDRMELLEIAKANAAKTLGTANFDLPASLRTVPVSKETNRGTAVLNNRAKSELSEKLTEDETKNPNGKSSQQKSIAFSSNNSVAKPMLQKSAKATAEETSSGSPKIDKKKSPYGLWIPV
- the RSRP1 gene encoding arginine/serine-rich protein 1 isoform X1, giving the protein MERYHPPPSVPKPGLRCACTSWRPLGEAKGGSPGERRAAVGREGSYVHALTSLRMRRASASGTFDAFSNARLGSRPDVGGGETSFLEEILGEKEAWKLSAEMSSYVNDLWPGSPRKVSPSSSRSGPSSRLSSASGSRSPQSSRSPSRSSISSRSWSRSRSPPRRRSRSRSRSRRRYQRRYRRYSRSYSRSRSRSRSRRYPERRYGSPRRSCRSRSRSRSRGRSYYRRAYAIARSRRYYGFGRTFYSEERRSWRGRSRTRSRSPTPFRLSEKDRMELLEIAKANAAKTLGTANFDLPASLRTVPVSKETNRGTAVLNNRAKSELSEKLTEDETKNPNGKSSQQKSIAFSSNNSVAKPMLQKSAKATAEETSSGSPKIDKKKSPYGLWIPV